Proteins encoded together in one Kitasatospora albolonga window:
- a CDS encoding NADPH-dependent ferric siderophore reductase, with translation MAERPARQGPKAQGAQVVRTEQITPHMVRVVLGGEGLADFSLDGFTDHYIKLCFAPEGADYAHPFDIPAIRESHPRELWPTTRTYTIRSWDPVAREMAVDFVVHGDEGLAGPWAQRARVGEQVTFLGPGGAYAPQASAGWHLLVGDESALPAIAASLEQMPAGALVHAFVEVPDASEEQKIVTPDGVAVTWLHRGDRPVGELLTAAVKGLDFPEGEVQAFVHGEAGFVKEIRRYLRVERQIPLAQLSISGYWRLGQNDDAWRAVKREWNEQVEREQEGPAAAA, from the coding sequence GTGGCAGAGCGGCCGGCCCGGCAAGGACCCAAGGCCCAGGGGGCGCAGGTCGTGCGCACCGAGCAGATCACCCCGCACATGGTGCGGGTGGTCCTCGGCGGCGAGGGGCTCGCCGACTTCTCCCTGGACGGCTTCACCGACCACTACATCAAGCTGTGCTTCGCGCCCGAGGGCGCCGACTACGCGCACCCGTTCGACATCCCCGCCATCCGCGAGAGCCACCCGCGCGAGCTGTGGCCCACCACGCGTACGTACACGATCCGCTCGTGGGACCCGGTCGCCCGGGAGATGGCCGTCGACTTCGTGGTCCACGGCGACGAGGGCCTCGCCGGGCCGTGGGCCCAGCGCGCCCGGGTGGGCGAGCAGGTGACCTTCCTCGGCCCCGGCGGCGCCTACGCCCCGCAGGCATCGGCCGGCTGGCACCTGCTGGTCGGTGACGAGAGCGCCCTCCCGGCGATCGCCGCCTCGCTGGAGCAGATGCCCGCGGGCGCCCTGGTGCACGCGTTCGTCGAGGTGCCGGACGCCTCCGAGGAGCAGAAGATCGTGACGCCCGACGGGGTGGCCGTGACCTGGCTGCACCGCGGCGACCGCCCCGTGGGCGAGCTGCTGACCGCCGCCGTGAAGGGGCTGGACTTCCCCGAGGGCGAGGTCCAGGCGTTCGTGCACGGGGAGGCGGGCTTCGTGAAGGAGATCCGCCGCTATCTGCGCGTGGAGCGGCAGATCCCGCTCGCCCAGCTGTCGATCTCCGGCTACTGGCGCCTCGGCCAGAACGACGACGCCTGGCGCGCGGTGAAGCGCGAGTGGAACGAGCAGGTGGAGCGCGAGCAGGAGGGCCCGGCGGCAGCCGCGTAA